The proteins below come from a single Kitasatospora sp. NBC_00315 genomic window:
- the malQ gene encoding 4-alpha-glucanotransferase codes for MPAQDAPPPPPELVALAHAHGVDSTYDPGSGPVPVGARTLVAVLAALGVEAGTPEAVRESTERHLAELRERLLPPCVVVRAGRRTALDVPADARVSVELEDGGVWALPAGRSHWLPADLPLGRHLLRVTAGGRRAQATLIVAPERTTGLRGRGWGFLAQLYSVLSERSWGMGDLGDLAELAQWAGAGLGAGFVQINPLHAALPGAPSDPSPYRPSSRRFADPVHLRVEAVPEYAYLTPAQRARVEEYAARGGRLRAEVLEHDGLIDRDAVWEAKREALEVLHGVPRGVGRAAAYAGFVRREGGWLEQYALWSALAEAHGSDWHAWPRGLRRPGSPHVALAAQELADRVEFHRWLAWLVDEQLGHAQRAAKEAGMAVGLIHDLAVGVHPDGADAWVLQDVLAAGISTGAPPDAFNAHGQDWGLPPWRPDALAAAGYAPYAELLRSAARHAGALRIDHVMGLFRLWWVPEGHRPTEGAYVRYDAEAMLGVLALEAHRAGTAVIGEDLGTVEPGVREELAARGILGTSVLWFERDWRAKGEILAPGAWRSGCLATLTTHDLPSTAARLTGEHVELRHRLGLLARALGEEQAEAAAELADWRAELTRLGLLAPGAPLDPLALHRFLLATPAELVGVWLPDAVGDPRPQNLPGTWDQYPNWRLPVADAAGRPLTLDQVAAAPGTAGLAGLLRALAPPREGRPQD; via the coding sequence GTGCCGGCACAGGACGCGCCGCCGCCCCCGCCGGAGCTGGTGGCGCTGGCGCACGCGCACGGCGTGGACAGTACGTACGACCCGGGCAGCGGACCGGTGCCGGTCGGGGCCCGGACGCTGGTGGCGGTGCTCGCCGCGCTGGGGGTGGAGGCCGGGACGCCGGAGGCGGTCCGGGAGTCGACGGAGCGTCACCTCGCCGAGCTCAGGGAGCGGCTGCTGCCGCCCTGCGTGGTGGTGCGGGCCGGCCGGCGCACCGCGCTGGACGTGCCCGCCGACGCGCGGGTGAGCGTGGAGCTGGAGGACGGCGGCGTGTGGGCGCTGCCGGCCGGGCGCTCGCACTGGCTGCCCGCCGACCTTCCGCTGGGCCGGCACCTGCTGCGGGTGACGGCGGGCGGGCGGCGGGCGCAGGCCACGCTGATCGTCGCGCCCGAGCGCACGACGGGCCTGCGGGGGCGCGGCTGGGGGTTCCTCGCGCAGCTGTACTCGGTGCTCTCGGAGCGCTCCTGGGGGATGGGCGACCTCGGCGACCTGGCGGAGCTCGCCCAGTGGGCGGGCGCCGGGCTGGGCGCGGGCTTCGTGCAGATCAACCCGCTGCACGCGGCGCTGCCGGGCGCGCCGTCCGACCCGTCGCCCTACCGTCCGTCCTCGCGCCGCTTCGCGGACCCGGTGCACCTGCGGGTGGAGGCCGTTCCCGAGTACGCGTACCTGACGCCGGCGCAGCGCGCGCGGGTCGAGGAGTACGCGGCCCGGGGCGGGCGACTGCGGGCGGAGGTGCTGGAGCACGACGGACTGATCGACCGGGATGCGGTGTGGGAGGCCAAGCGGGAGGCGCTGGAGGTGCTGCACGGCGTCCCGCGCGGGGTGGGGCGGGCGGCGGCGTACGCCGGGTTCGTCCGCCGTGAGGGCGGGTGGCTGGAGCAGTACGCCCTCTGGTCGGCGCTCGCCGAGGCGCACGGCAGCGACTGGCACGCCTGGCCCAGGGGCCTGCGCCGTCCGGGGAGCCCGCACGTCGCCCTCGCCGCGCAGGAGCTGGCCGACCGGGTCGAGTTCCACCGCTGGCTGGCCTGGCTGGTCGACGAGCAGCTCGGCCACGCCCAGCGGGCGGCGAAGGAGGCCGGGATGGCCGTCGGCCTGATCCACGATCTCGCCGTCGGGGTGCACCCGGACGGCGCCGACGCCTGGGTGCTGCAGGACGTGCTGGCCGCCGGCATCTCCACCGGCGCCCCGCCGGACGCCTTCAACGCCCACGGCCAGGACTGGGGCCTGCCGCCCTGGCGCCCCGACGCGCTGGCCGCCGCCGGCTACGCGCCGTACGCCGAGCTGCTGCGCTCCGCCGCCCGGCACGCGGGAGCGCTGCGGATCGACCACGTGATGGGGTTGTTCCGGCTCTGGTGGGTGCCGGAGGGTCACCGCCCGACCGAGGGCGCGTACGTGCGCTACGACGCCGAGGCGATGCTCGGCGTGCTCGCACTGGAGGCGCACCGGGCCGGCACCGCGGTGATCGGCGAGGACCTGGGCACCGTCGAGCCGGGCGTGCGCGAGGAGTTGGCGGCGCGCGGCATCCTCGGCACCTCGGTGCTCTGGTTCGAGCGGGACTGGCGGGCGAAGGGCGAGATCCTCGCCCCCGGTGCCTGGCGCTCCGGCTGCCTGGCCACCCTCACCACCCACGACCTGCCCAGCACCGCGGCCCGCCTGACCGGTGAGCACGTGGAACTGCGCCACCGGCTGGGGCTGCTGGCCCGCGCGCTGGGCGAGGAGCAGGCCGAGGCCGCGGCCGAACTGGCCGACTGGCGGGCGGAGCTGACCCGGCTCGGCCTGCTCGCCCCCGGCGCGCCGCTGGACCCGCTCGCGCTGCACCGGTTCCTGCTGGCGACCCCGGCCGAGCTGGTGGGCGTCTGGCTGCCCGACGCCGTCGGCGATCCCCGCCCGCAGAACCTGCCGGGCACCTGGGACCAGTACCCCAACTGGCGGCTGCCGGTGGCCGACGCGGCCGGGCGGCCGCTGACCCTCGACCAGGTCGCCGCCGCGCCGGGCACCGCGGGGCTCGCCGGGCTGCTGCGCGCCCTGGCGCCCCCGCGCGAGGGACGCCCGCAGGACTGA
- a CDS encoding winged helix-turn-helix domain-containing protein: MLLTFEVIAEALRERIRSGELNPGDALPTQAVLMAEYGASSLSVQKAMALLKQDGYAISRPGKGAFVAHPDADGNSDDGAAGNTPVGGTAARVEALELALAQTLDQLTALRARVEALEAGSTERDR, from the coding sequence GTGTTGCTGACGTTCGAAGTCATCGCCGAGGCCCTGCGGGAGCGGATCCGCTCCGGGGAGCTGAACCCCGGGGACGCGCTGCCGACGCAGGCCGTGCTGATGGCGGAGTACGGGGCCTCCAGCCTGTCCGTGCAGAAAGCCATGGCCCTGCTGAAGCAGGACGGCTACGCGATCTCCCGCCCCGGCAAGGGAGCCTTCGTCGCCCACCCCGACGCCGACGGCAACTCAGATGACGGGGCGGCGGGGAACACGCCCGTCGGCGGGACGGCGGCGCGCGTCGAGGCGCTGGAGCTGGCACTGGCCCAGACGCTTGATCAGCTCACCGCTCTGCGTGCCCGCGTCGAGGCCCTCGAAGCAGGCAGCACCGAGCGAGACCGCTGA
- a CDS encoding replication initiator: protein MPAQLQLPTPATTSTPASTAFAAPALTTSADTSANRNSALERRARLTARLAKLAAAGYLAPLARQIGSLGGCARPIRMTGHRTRLDSATGQILDHLDTRHLPAGELLVRCGNRRTTRCPACSTLYRYDTYQLIAAGLRGGKTVPTTVATHPRVFATLTAPGFGPVHNQPGTAPCTCGTRHDDGDPLLGTPLNPQQYDYTGAVLWNAHAPALWARFTTHLRREIANAAGLTQRTLRHHATLSYAKVAEYQKRGQIHFHTVIRLDGPTGPTSTPPAWATTELLDHAVRAATKRTRVQHQHPTTSGEADPAQSRGHTAFRFGRQIDVRAIRSADFTGDAPVTDRHVAAYIAKYATKGAETTTGTLDRRLPFLAELAQHDLTDHARRMIHAAWHLGARPEHAHLRLRQWAHMLGFRGHFSTRTRRYSTTLTHLRAERTAWRTHQPETAAPTPTDPAMVDRHAGLPIGGGRSVTDRHGDHDDLIAGHTDRGPGHPAGHRANDGRSGGADTTLVISHWQYAGTGLLPELAHLADLLATPPRPRPEQPSRPRHAQRSGDRAGHSTDPLTTPVQTGAIA from the coding sequence ATGCCCGCGCAGCTCCAACTCCCCACCCCCGCAACCACCTCCACTCCCGCCAGCACGGCGTTCGCCGCACCGGCGCTCACCACCAGCGCCGACACGTCCGCGAACAGGAACTCGGCCCTGGAACGCCGGGCGCGGCTGACCGCCAGGCTGGCCAAGCTCGCCGCCGCCGGATACCTCGCACCCCTGGCCCGGCAGATCGGCTCCCTGGGCGGCTGCGCCCGCCCGATCCGCATGACCGGACACCGCACCCGCCTGGACAGTGCCACCGGCCAGATCCTCGACCACCTCGACACCCGCCACCTGCCCGCCGGCGAACTCCTGGTGCGCTGCGGCAACCGCCGCACCACCCGCTGCCCCGCCTGCTCCACCCTCTACCGCTACGACACCTACCAGCTCATCGCCGCCGGACTACGCGGCGGCAAGACCGTCCCCACCACCGTCGCCACCCACCCTCGCGTCTTCGCCACCCTCACCGCCCCCGGCTTCGGCCCCGTCCACAACCAACCCGGCACCGCCCCCTGCACCTGCGGCACCCGGCACGACGACGGCGACCCGCTCCTCGGCACCCCGCTGAACCCGCAGCAGTACGACTACACCGGCGCGGTGCTGTGGAACGCCCACGCCCCCGCCCTGTGGGCCCGCTTCACCACCCACCTGCGCCGCGAGATCGCCAACGCCGCCGGACTCACCCAGCGCACCCTGCGCCACCACGCCACGCTCTCCTACGCCAAGGTCGCCGAATACCAAAAGCGCGGCCAGATCCACTTCCACACCGTCATCCGCCTCGATGGACCCACCGGACCCACCAGCACTCCGCCTGCCTGGGCCACCACCGAACTCCTCGACCATGCCGTCCGCGCAGCTACCAAGCGCACTCGCGTCCAGCACCAACACCCCACCACGTCCGGGGAGGCCGACCCGGCACAGTCGAGGGGGCACACGGCGTTCCGGTTCGGGCGGCAGATCGACGTCCGCGCGATCCGCAGCGCCGACTTCACCGGCGACGCCCCCGTCACCGACCGGCACGTCGCCGCCTACATCGCCAAGTACGCCACCAAGGGCGCCGAGACCACCACCGGCACCCTCGACCGCCGACTCCCCTTCCTCGCCGAACTCGCCCAGCACGACCTCACCGACCACGCCCGCCGCATGATCCACGCCGCCTGGCACCTTGGTGCCCGGCCCGAGCACGCCCACCTCCGCCTGCGCCAGTGGGCCCACATGCTCGGCTTCCGAGGCCACTTCTCCACCCGCACCCGCCGCTACTCCACCACCCTCACCCACCTCCGAGCCGAACGCACCGCCTGGCGCACCCACCAACCCGAAACCGCTGCCCCGACGCCGACCGACCCGGCAATGGTCGACCGGCACGCCGGACTGCCGATCGGTGGGGGCCGGTCGGTCACTGACCGGCACGGTGACCACGATGACCTGATCGCCGGTCACACCGACCGTGGCCCCGGTCACCCCGCCGGTCACCGCGCGAATGACGGGCGATCCGGCGGCGCGGACACGACGCTGGTGATCTCGCACTGGCAGTACGCCGGAACCGGCCTCCTGCCCGAACTCGCGCACCTCGCCGACCTCCTGGCCACCCCACCGCGCCCCCGGCCCGAGCAACCGAGCCGACCCAGGCACGCACAGCGCTCCGGTGACCGGGCCGGTCACTCCACTGACCCGCTGACCACCCCCGTCCAGACGGGGGCGATCGCATGA
- a CDS encoding helix-turn-helix domain-containing protein, protein MTADSELLTVPEVMARLKISRSTVYDLIRTRQLASITIGRARRIPTHALTALVHHQLEEAA, encoded by the coding sequence ATGACCGCCGACAGCGAACTCCTCACCGTCCCCGAGGTCATGGCCCGCCTCAAGATCAGCCGCTCCACCGTCTACGACCTCATCCGCACCCGGCAGCTCGCCTCCATCACCATCGGCCGCGCCCGCCGCATCCCCACCCACGCCCTGACCGCCCTCGTCCACCACCAACTCGAAGAGGCAGCCTGA
- a CDS encoding tyrosine-type recombinase/integrase: MTTGPTSTPGTGSRRVRANGDGTVYQRKDGRWEAAGYVLAVGDTRKRVRVYGATRKEALAQLTEKIATSNRGVPVPTAQGSLGAYLTYWLENVAVHQLRETTHTRYTACTNRYLIPGLGKKKLAKLTAKDVRTWLNQLRTTCQCCARGLDAARDQPRCCATSTCCGKRLSPLTLAYIHSVLKSALEHAVREEEIPRNVARNVRTGTPRPRRFEPLTTDEARTFLAAAQGHRLHALFELALRTGLRKGELLGLRWEDLDHGSGTASIRRTLQRTRTGGLTTLPTKTVSSERRIALPAPCLLSLRAHREQQAQEKEKAGAGWVASGHVFTRPDGHPIEPATLTRHFNALLRRSHLRAIRFHDLRHSTATLLLEQGVELVVIKELLGHAHIGVTATVYAHVRLRLQRQAIDLLGHALRKPSDTTAKPDDGDDPPLCAAPVR, translated from the coding sequence ATGACCACCGGCCCCACCTCCACTCCCGGCACCGGCTCGCGCAGGGTCCGCGCCAACGGGGACGGCACCGTCTACCAGCGCAAGGACGGACGCTGGGAAGCCGCCGGATACGTCCTGGCCGTCGGCGACACCCGCAAGCGCGTCCGCGTCTACGGCGCCACCCGGAAGGAGGCGCTGGCTCAGCTGACCGAGAAGATCGCCACCAGCAACCGCGGCGTCCCCGTACCCACCGCACAGGGCAGCCTCGGCGCCTACCTGACGTACTGGCTGGAGAACGTCGCAGTCCACCAGCTCCGCGAGACCACCCACACCCGCTACACCGCCTGCACGAACCGCTACCTCATCCCCGGCCTCGGCAAGAAGAAGCTCGCCAAGCTCACCGCCAAGGATGTCCGCACCTGGCTCAACCAGCTCCGCACCACCTGCCAGTGCTGTGCACGCGGCCTCGACGCCGCCCGCGACCAGCCCCGCTGCTGCGCGACCAGCACGTGCTGCGGCAAGCGGCTCTCCCCGCTGACCCTTGCCTACATCCACTCCGTGCTCAAGTCCGCCTTGGAGCACGCCGTCCGGGAAGAGGAGATCCCGCGCAACGTCGCCCGAAACGTTCGCACCGGTACACCCCGGCCCCGCCGCTTCGAACCCCTCACCACAGACGAAGCCCGCACCTTCCTCGCCGCCGCCCAGGGCCACCGCCTCCACGCGCTGTTCGAACTCGCCCTCCGCACCGGACTACGCAAGGGCGAACTCCTCGGCCTGCGCTGGGAAGACCTCGACCATGGCAGCGGCACCGCCAGCATCCGCCGCACCCTCCAGCGCACCCGCACCGGCGGCCTGACCACCCTCCCCACCAAGACCGTCAGCTCCGAACGCCGAATCGCCCTCCCTGCCCCCTGCCTGCTCTCACTCCGCGCCCACCGGGAGCAACAGGCCCAGGAGAAGGAGAAGGCCGGCGCGGGCTGGGTGGCCAGCGGCCACGTCTTCACCCGGCCCGACGGCCACCCCATCGAACCCGCCACCCTCACACGCCACTTCAACGCACTCCTTCGCCGCTCCCACCTGCGGGCGATCCGCTTCCACGACCTGAGGCACTCAACCGCGACACTCCTCCTGGAACAGGGCGTCGAACTCGTCGTCATCAAGGAGCTGCTGGGTCACGCCCACATCGGCGTCACCGCGACCGTGTACGCCCACGTCCGACTCCGGCTCCAGCGCCAAGCCATCGACCTCCTCGGCCACGCCCTCCGCAAGCCGTCGGACACTACCGCCAAGCCCGACGACGGCGACGACCCGCCGCTTTGCGCAGCCCCCGTCCGCTGA